The genomic window GAGGCGCGGCCTTCGGGGGCGCGCTGGAGGGGGAGAGTCACAAGCTCCCCATGAAGACGCTCAGCCGGGCCGAGTTCGATCGCAAGCGCCGCGAGATGCTCCAGGTCTGCAGCGACTGCCATGCCACCTCCTTCGCGCGCGACTCTCTCGCCGGCGCCGATGCGATCAAGAAGCAGACCGACGCTCTCGTCGACCGGGCGGCGGGGATCGTCGAAGCCGTATGGCGGGCGGGAGCGCTCGATCCCCGTCCGGAAGATCGGCCTTCGAATCCGGTGGAAGGAGCGGTGCTGGTCCTCGGGACCCATCAGCTCTACGAGGAGACCTCCCCCCTGGAGCAGCGTTTCTTCGAGCTCTCCGCTTTCTTCGGGCCGACGACCTGGAAAGGGGCCTATCATCACTCTCCCGACCACACCCACTGGCTGGGGAACATGAAGGCCAAAGAGAGCCTCATCTACATCGAGGCAGAGGCGCGCCGCCTCACGGGGATCTCGTTCGCCAGAACGGAGTCGAATTGGCCCGCTCCGCCCGCACCGGATCTCGCCCGCGCCGCCTCTCCACCGACCCAGACCCGGCCGGCCCAGACGCGGCCCGCCGCGGCCGGCGTTCCGGCCCGTCCGGCGCCGCTCCCGCCGGCCTCGGAGACCCGCTCCCCCACCGATCCGGTCCACCCCGCCGCGCCGTTCTCGCGGACGTTTATCCCCCCTTCGGCTCTCGGAGTGCCCTTCAAGGCGGGCGCGCGGTATCTGGGAGATCGCTACTGCGAGGGATGTCACGCGGACGTCTACGGCTCCTGGCGCAGGACGGAGATGGCCGCCACGTTCGGCGCCCTTTTTCCCGGCGCCGATCGGGAGCCGAAGGTGAAGAGCCTCGGAATCGATCCCGACGCCGACTTCACCCACGATCGCACCTGCTTCCCCTGCCACACGACCGGGTACGGCCAGCCCGGGGGATTCATTTCCCTGGAGAAGACGCCGAGCCGTCTCGGCGTGCAGTGCGAGTCGTGTCATGGCCCGGCGAGCGAATACATGGACCACATGAACGCCCGGAAAGGAGGCGGCAAGGTGGCCAGCCCCGGCCTGGTCCTCGCCGACCAGCGCGTCTGCCTGCAGTGCCACCATCCGTCCGATCCCTGCCCCGATCCCAAGTACGTCTTCGATTACGCCTTGATGAAGACGAAGGGATTGCATGAAATCCACCGCTAATCCCTTCCCGGGGGGGGCGGCCATCCCGCTGCTCGTGGTTCTCTGCCTCGCGCCGGCCGCCTGCCGGAGAGCGGCCCTCGCGCCGGGGCCCGAGGCCACTTACGTCGGCGCGGAGCGTTGCGCGGGATGCCACGCCGAGATCACCGGCCGCTGGAAGGCGACGGCTCACGGCAATCACGCCTTCGTCGCCTCGGACGCCGTGGTCAAAGGGGACTTCAAGCACAAGAACGTCTACGTCTACCGAGGAGTGACCTCCCGGATGTGGACGGCGGACGGAAAGTACTTCATGGAGACGGAGGGGCCGGACGGCGCGCCGCACGCCTACCCGATCGATATCGTCCTCGGATGGCGCCAGACGCAGGTCTACCTGACCCGTTTTCCCGACGGCCGCTACCAGACGCTGCCGACCTACTTCGACGTCAAGGAGAACGCCTGGTTCGACCAGACCGAGGGGGTCGTCCCGAGCGGCGGGAAGAAGCTGACCCCCCGCGACCAGCTCTTCTGGGCGAATCGCGGGCGCACCTGGAATTCCGGTTGCAGCGGCTGCCACGGAAGCCAGGTCGAGAAGAACTACGATCCCCGGTCCAATTCGTATCACACCACCTGGACCGACCTGACGATCAATTGCGAGACCTGCCACGGACCCGGGAGCCTGCATGTCGAGGCCTGGACCCGGGCCGGGACCGGAGGCGAGGTGGACGAGGCGAAAGCGGGACTCGTCAAGCTGGAGGCGCTCACGCCGGAAAGGCAGGTGGAGGTCTGCGCCCGGTGCCACGCCGCCAAAACCCCCATCGCGCGGGGATGGCAGCCCGGCAAACCGCTTCTCGAGTATTTTCAGCCGGCGGTCCCCGGGATGGAGCAGCAGTTCTTCTCCGACGGCCGCAACAAGGGGCTGAACTACGATTACGTCGCCTTCATCCAGAGTCTCTGCTACCGGCAAGGGAACCTGACTTGCACGGGATGCCACGCCGCCCACGGGGCGGGCAATCCGATCGATCTGATCGAGCCGGAGGAGCGGCTGGACCGGGTCTGCGCGCCCTGTCACGCCGACATCGCCGCCGATGCTCCAGCGCACACCCATCACGCCGCCGGGAAGAGGGGAAGTCTCTGCGTCGACTGCCACATGCCCAACGTGGACATCCTGGGGAAGCGCATCCAGGCGCGGGATCATTCCCTCTCCGTTCCCGTCCCCGGGAACACCAAGAATTTCGGGATTCCGAACGCCTGCAATACCTGCCACCGCGATCGCGATCCTGAATGGTCGGCCAAGACCATCCAGGAGTGGTACCGCACCGACCAGCAGGATCGGATCCGTCTGACCGCCGCGTTCTTCTTCGGCTCGCGGAAGGCTCCCGAGGCCGCGCCGGTCCTTCTGGACCTGTTCAGGAATCGTGAAGCCCTCTCCCCGCCCCGCCGCGCCGGGATTCCCGCGATCCTGGCGGAGTACAACGACCCGGCGCTCCTGGCGCCTCTCGTCCCGGCGCTCCTCGATCCCCAGGAGGCGCTTCTCGTGCGCTACAAGGTGGCCGCCGCCATGGCTACGGTCCCCGCGCCGGCCACCGATCAGGCCCTGCTGCGGGCGCTTACCCGGCCGGAGCCGGCGGTCTCGCGGCTCGCCGGGATCGAGCTCGCCCGGCGCGGCGTGAAGCCGCGCGATCCGGCGCTGCGCGCCGCGATCGGCCGAATCGTCAAGGAGCACGAAGAGCAGGTGGAGAAAGTGCGCGCCGACGTCCCCGAGGATCTCGCGAGCCTGGGGGACATCTACGCCAAGCGGGGTGAGGA from Candidatus Polarisedimenticolia bacterium includes these protein-coding regions:
- a CDS encoding ammonia-forming cytochrome c nitrite reductase subunit c552, coding for MKSTANPFPGGAAIPLLVVLCLAPAACRRAALAPGPEATYVGAERCAGCHAEITGRWKATAHGNHAFVASDAVVKGDFKHKNVYVYRGVTSRMWTADGKYFMETEGPDGAPHAYPIDIVLGWRQTQVYLTRFPDGRYQTLPTYFDVKENAWFDQTEGVVPSGGKKLTPRDQLFWANRGRTWNSGCSGCHGSQVEKNYDPRSNSYHTTWTDLTINCETCHGPGSLHVEAWTRAGTGGEVDEAKAGLVKLEALTPERQVEVCARCHAAKTPIARGWQPGKPLLEYFQPAVPGMEQQFFSDGRNKGLNYDYVAFIQSLCYRQGNLTCTGCHAAHGAGNPIDLIEPEERLDRVCAPCHADIAADAPAHTHHAAGKRGSLCVDCHMPNVDILGKRIQARDHSLSVPVPGNTKNFGIPNACNTCHRDRDPEWSAKTIQEWYRTDQQDRIRLTAAFFFGSRKAPEAAPVLLDLFRNREALSPPRRAGIPAILAEYNDPALLAPLVPALLDPQEALLVRYKVAAAMATVPAPATDQALLRALTRPEPAVSRLAGIELARRGVKPRDPALRAAIGRIVKEHEEQVEKVRADVPEDLASLGDIYAKRGEEDRAVEKYEAALRLNSELPEVQIRLGTLYARRKEVERAAACFRAAAEFLPRSGVPLFNLGSLYLQTGRSAEAIPHLTRALEIDPGYREARYNLAVAQLEDRRFAPALENLKRLAPSRPGDPMIQYYLGRAFEGLGRKDAAADSYRKALEIAPDLSDARGALAKLQGPPG
- a CDS encoding multiheme c-type cytochrome, with amino-acid sequence MTTGPGSPQGKGILFPALALGILLLVALGVSLVSGRGGYSLGSSGRTDCLRCHARPADLKGGGDPGLVEQWRRSVHFRRGVGCEDCHGTDHQKMIETHGEVSAGRCGACHADRVREFANQGHAIASTMAESNARFLAQSPEMRQQGCMGCHAIGKRFADGSVGKCNACHVGHAFSAEQAREPEACITCHVGPDHPQNESYEESKHGIAYRATRDVKQAPTCASCHMPGGTHDVTFGMTLGGAAFGGALEGESHKLPMKTLSRAEFDRKRREMLQVCSDCHATSFARDSLAGADAIKKQTDALVDRAAGIVEAVWRAGALDPRPEDRPSNPVEGAVLVLGTHQLYEETSPLEQRFFELSAFFGPTTWKGAYHHSPDHTHWLGNMKAKESLIYIEAEARRLTGISFARTESNWPAPPAPDLARAASPPTQTRPAQTRPAAAGVPARPAPLPPASETRSPTDPVHPAAPFSRTFIPPSALGVPFKAGARYLGDRYCEGCHADVYGSWRRTEMAATFGALFPGADREPKVKSLGIDPDADFTHDRTCFPCHTTGYGQPGGFISLEKTPSRLGVQCESCHGPASEYMDHMNARKGGGKVASPGLVLADQRVCLQCHHPSDPCPDPKYVFDYALMKTKGLHEIHR